In the Campylobacter sp. RM6914 genome, one interval contains:
- the glmM gene encoding phosphoglucosamine mutase, which yields MKLFGTDGVRGKAGEKLSAQTAMRLAMAAGIYFRKYSVTNTILLGKDTRKSGYMIETAIVAGLTAVGYNVLQIGPMPTPAVAFLTENMRCDAGIMISASHNPFYDNGIKFFDGKGDKLEEDIEAEIEKIYFNDELIANAQKTMTEIGANKRIDDVIGRYIVQIKNSFPKELTLKNLRVVLDVANGAAYKVAPTVFSELGADVIVINDEPNGSNINQGCGALHPEELASEVKRLRADIGFAFDGDADRIVVVDERGEVVHGDALIGVLATFLNEQNMLKGGGVVATVMSNAALEDHLASHDLKLIRANVGDKYVLELMKKHGINFGGEQSGHVIFNDFAKTGDGLVTSMQIVAMILKKGKKVSEIFSAIKPYPQILLNLKISEKKPLDKIDGLKELEASLKKDGIRALFRYSGTENLIRLLLEGKNQALVEKRMAEVEKFFIKALNA from the coding sequence ATGAAACTATTTGGTACCGACGGAGTTCGTGGCAAAGCGGGAGAAAAACTATCCGCACAAACGGCTATGCGCCTAGCAATGGCAGCGGGAATTTATTTTAGAAAGTATTCGGTTACAAATACGATTTTGCTTGGAAAAGATACAAGAAAAAGCGGTTATATGATAGAAACGGCCATTGTTGCGGGTCTTACGGCTGTTGGCTATAATGTCTTGCAAATAGGACCTATGCCAACTCCTGCGGTAGCGTTTTTGACTGAAAATATGCGATGTGACGCTGGTATCATGATAAGTGCCTCACATAATCCTTTTTATGATAACGGCATTAAATTTTTCGACGGAAAGGGCGATAAACTTGAAGAGGATATCGAAGCCGAGATAGAAAAAATTTATTTTAACGATGAGTTGATAGCAAATGCGCAAAAGACAATGACTGAAATTGGTGCAAACAAACGTATAGATGACGTTATTGGAAGATATATCGTGCAGATAAAAAATTCTTTCCCAAAAGAGTTAACTCTTAAAAATTTACGAGTTGTTCTTGATGTGGCAAACGGTGCTGCATATAAAGTCGCTCCGACTGTTTTTAGCGAACTTGGAGCCGATGTTATCGTTATAAACGATGAGCCAAACGGCAGTAACATCAACCAAGGGTGTGGCGCGCTTCATCCTGAGGAGCTAGCAAGCGAGGTTAAGAGACTTCGTGCGGATATAGGATTTGCCTTTGACGGCGATGCAGATAGGATAGTGGTTGTTGATGAGCGTGGCGAAGTGGTGCACGGCGACGCGCTAATTGGCGTTTTAGCCACGTTTTTAAACGAGCAAAATATGCTAAAAGGCGGCGGCGTAGTTGCTACTGTTATGAGCAATGCGGCTCTTGAGGATCATTTAGCTTCACACGACTTAAAGCTCATTAGGGCTAATGTCGGTGATAAATACGTTCTTGAGCTTATGAAAAAACATGGTATAAATTTTGGCGGAGAGCAAAGCGGACATGTGATATTTAACGACTTTGCAAAGACGGGCGATGGGCTTGTAACATCCATGCAAATAGTTGCGATGATACTTAAAAAAGGTAAAAAAGTAAGTGAAATTTTTAGCGCGATAAAACCTTACCCGCAAATTTTATTAAATTTAAAGATAAGCGAGAAAAAACCTCTTGACAAGATAGATGGGCTTAAAGAGCTTGAGGCAAGTCTTAAAAAAGACGGCATAAGGGCGTTATTTCGTTACTCCGGGACAGAAAATCTCATCCGCCTTTTGCTCGAAGGTAAAAATCAAGCCTTGGTTGAAAAGCGTATGGCAGAGGTTGAAAAATTCTTCATAAAAGCCTTAAATGCATAA
- the hemJ gene encoding protoporphyrinogen oxidase HemJ — translation MAEYYNYFRFAHYIFFVSWMAVLFYQPRLYVYHAENMDKPDYVKVVEVMEYKMYHYIGWIALIGSFATGILIILSMPDLLRSGYIHVKLTVVVLMAIYHLDLGRYMKLLREKRCNKSGMFFRAYNEVPTVAMLIIIWMIVFKPF, via the coding sequence TTGGCGGAGTATTATAATTACTTCAGATTTGCACACTATATATTTTTCGTATCGTGGATGGCGGTATTGTTCTATCAGCCACGACTTTATGTCTATCATGCGGAAAATATGGATAAACCAGACTATGTAAAAGTAGTTGAGGTTATGGAATACAAAATGTATCATTATATCGGCTGGATCGCGTTAATAGGCTCATTCGCAACGGGAATTTTGATCATCCTTTCGATGCCTGACTTGCTAAGATCAGGTTATATACATGTAAAGCTGACCGTGGTTGTGCTAATGGCGATATACCATCTTGATCTTGGCAGATACATGAAGTTGCTTCGCGAAAAGCGCTGTAATAAATCAGGCATGTTCTTCCGTGCTTATAACGAAGTACCGACTGTGGCTATGCTAATTATCATCTGGATGATAGTATTTAAACCGTTTTAA
- a CDS encoding DUF799 domain-containing protein translates to MKFLNILFLAFIALFFSACAASKGYDYSNFLQTKPRSILVPMPTNETAEIKASAAVLAHSLAPLSEAGYYVFSPALVNDTFKHNGITEPSEIAQIPLSKLKQIFNADAVLYLNVSQYGTSYQLINSKTAVAVEAKLVDINTANTLWERTVLAQQDSGGGSGGLLGILVSAVVNQIVNSVGDAGYDMSAQAMMMLYAPDCYDCLLRGQYSAKYMQDKQLTR, encoded by the coding sequence ATGAAATTTTTAAATATATTATTTCTAGCGTTTATTGCGCTATTTTTTAGTGCTTGTGCTGCTTCAAAAGGTTATGACTACTCGAATTTTTTACAGACGAAGCCGCGCTCTATCTTGGTGCCTATGCCTACGAATGAAACAGCGGAGATCAAAGCTTCAGCAGCTGTTTTAGCACACTCTCTTGCGCCGTTGTCAGAGGCTGGATACTATGTATTTTCACCGGCTTTAGTAAATGACACTTTTAAGCATAACGGTATAACAGAGCCAAGTGAGATCGCTCAAATTCCTCTTAGTAAATTAAAGCAAATTTTTAACGCAGATGCGGTGCTTTACTTAAATGTATCACAATACGGCACCTCTTATCAGCTAATAAACAGCAAAACAGCCGTTGCCGTAGAGGCAAAGCTTGTTGATATAAATACAGCAAATACCCTTTGGGAAAGAACGGTTTTAGCACAACAAGACTCAGGTGGAGGTAGCGGCGGTTTGCTAGGCATACTGGTTTCGGCTGTTGTAAATCAGATAGTAAACAGTGTCGGTGACGCAGGATATGATATGTCGGCGCAAGCCATGATGATGCTTTATGCACCCGATTGTTATGATTGTTTATTGCGCGGACAATACTCTGCAAAATACATGCAAGACAAGCAGCTAACGCGCTAA
- a CDS encoding exodeoxyribonuclease III, which translates to MKLISWNVNGLRAVTAKDGFSWLNEHDPDFLGLQEVKVKETDVPKEIYALGFNEININSAQRAGYSGVMSMSKFDTSTFKSQFFEDSEGRVLEHRLGNLVIFNIYFPNGQKDEIRLAYKMDFYSKFLKYINELTAAGYDVIFFGDVNTAHKEIDLKNPKSNSKTSGFLPIERAWIDEVIKSGFIDTYRQIHGDKEGAYSWWSYRFNARAKNVGWRIDYFFISQSLKDRLKDAFILSDIVGSDHCPVGIEIQM; encoded by the coding sequence TTGAAACTTATTAGTTGGAATGTAAACGGACTTCGTGCCGTAACTGCAAAGGACGGTTTTTCGTGGCTTAACGAGCATGATCCTGATTTTCTAGGGCTTCAAGAGGTTAAGGTAAAAGAGACTGATGTACCAAAAGAGATATATGCCTTAGGCTTTAATGAGATAAATATAAACTCTGCCCAGCGTGCCGGATACTCGGGCGTGATGAGTATGTCCAAATTTGATACAAGCACTTTTAAGTCGCAATTTTTCGAAGATAGTGAGGGGCGAGTTTTGGAACATCGCCTCGGTAATTTAGTGATCTTTAATATTTACTTTCCAAACGGGCAAAAAGATGAAATCCGCCTTGCTTATAAAATGGACTTTTATAGCAAATTTTTAAAGTATATAAACGAGCTTACGGCGGCCGGATATGATGTGATATTTTTTGGCGATGTTAATACCGCACACAAAGAGATAGATCTTAAAAATCCAAAGTCAAATTCCAAAACCTCTGGCTTTTTACCTATAGAAAGAGCTTGGATAGATGAGGTTATAAAAAGCGGCTTTATCGACACTTATCGACAAATTCATGGCGATAAAGAAGGGGCTTATTCGTGGTGGAGTTATAGATTTAACGCAAGAGCTAAAAATGTCGGTTGGAGGATTGATTATTTCTTTATTTCACAAAGCCTTAAAGATAGACTAAAAGACGCTTTTATATTAAGTGATATAGTAGGCAGCGACCACTGCCCAGTTGGCATCGAGATACAAATGTAA
- a CDS encoding NINE protein, producing the protein MNNIYVAYALWFFLGWLGAHRLYLGKFITGFLMMGLFFMGTMLQVVLVGYVFLLIWGIWWIADVFLTGKYVDENILKEGLKRDLKNQDIANDLKRLYELYEKGEISKAEFEARKEILFR; encoded by the coding sequence ATGAATAACATATATGTAGCTTACGCGCTTTGGTTTTTCTTGGGCTGGCTTGGTGCACATAGGCTCTATCTTGGTAAATTTATAACAGGCTTTTTAATGATGGGGCTGTTTTTTATGGGGACCATGCTTCAAGTTGTGCTTGTGGGATATGTTTTTCTCTTGATCTGGGGCATTTGGTGGATAGCGGATGTATTTTTAACAGGTAAGTATGTCGATGAAAATATCCTAAAAGAGGGGCTTAAGCGAGATCTTAAAAATCAAGATATCGCAAATGACCTAAAACGTCTTTACGAGCTTTATGAAAAAGGTGAGATCAGTAAAGCCGAATTTGAAGCCAGAAAAGAAATTTTATTTAGATAA
- the lspA gene encoding signal peptidase II has product MHKILFKFLVVFVFVFLLDQAIKLAYVSGYGRYEGEFFSLILTYNFGVAFSMFSFLGENLKFIQLALLVAAFMYLLKEREILSSNTTAVGLIFGAGCSNILDRFVHGGVVDYVFWHKWFEFAVFNLADVMIDLGVVLILWHSFFAKKSKI; this is encoded by the coding sequence ATGCATAAAATTTTATTTAAATTTTTAGTTGTTTTTGTTTTTGTATTTTTACTTGACCAGGCGATAAAACTAGCCTATGTCTCAGGATACGGTAGATATGAGGGGGAGTTTTTCTCTCTCATACTTACTTATAATTTTGGCGTGGCATTTTCTATGTTTTCTTTTTTGGGGGAGAATTTAAAATTTATTCAGCTAGCGCTTCTTGTGGCTGCTTTTATGTATCTTTTAAAAGAGAGGGAAATTTTAAGCTCAAACACAACCGCGGTCGGTCTGATCTTTGGTGCAGGATGCTCAAATATCCTTGATAGATTTGTTCATGGCGGTGTAGTGGATTATGTATTTTGGCATAAGTGGTTTGAGTTTGCGGTGTTTAATCTTGCCGACGTGATGATAGATCTTGGCGTTGTTTTAATACTTTGGCATAGTTTTTTTGCTAAAAAGAGTAAAATTTAA
- a CDS encoding type II secretion system protein, whose product MKRGFTMIELIFVIVILGILAAVAVPRLAATRDDAEVAKSLNEISMAVGDITQYYVARGAISTNISDMTNVRLTGAFTNDNNVPGGSVTYDTRNASGTNSACVTIAIEAVTETIAATTPGGQSTTRTTGYALTLAPVTGNTGTICQAIRNAESFQRLAHNQNNNGAYDTSTKKQHMITGAGVKF is encoded by the coding sequence ATGAAAAGAGGTTTTACTATGATCGAGTTGATCTTCGTGATCGTTATACTTGGTATATTGGCTGCGGTAGCGGTGCCAAGACTTGCTGCGACTAGAGATGATGCCGAAGTGGCAAAAAGCTTAAATGAAATTTCAATGGCTGTTGGCGATATCACACAGTATTATGTAGCTAGAGGTGCTATAAGCACAAATATATCTGACATGACAAACGTGCGTTTAACAGGTGCTTTTACTAACGATAATAATGTTCCAGGCGGCTCTGTTACTTATGATACAAGAAACGCATCTGGCACCAATTCAGCTTGTGTAACAATAGCGATAGAGGCCGTAACTGAAACAATCGCCGCAACTACTCCTGGTGGTCAGTCTACTACAAGAACTACAGGTTATGCCCTAACCTTAGCTCCTGTTACTGGTAATACAGGAACAATATGTCAAGCTATCCGTAATGCGGAGTCTTTCCAAAGGCTTGCTCATAATCAAAACAATAACGGAGCATATGATACTTCAACTAAAAAACAACACATGATAACCGGTGCAGGTGTAAAATTCTAA
- a CDS encoding DMT family transporter, whose amino-acid sequence MLRNLSTKETYADLALIATAIVWGATFLPMATATQTNGVFTLLFWRFLIACFIMAFIAFKFDKKFDINSIKYGLILGVILFFGFASQTFAFKFAQSANVAFISGLNVVIVPFVVYAFFRERISIYAYIGVALGCIGLYFLSDPSVSFGKGEALSIVCAFAWAFHIVFTSFYAKKCELFTLLATQFGVIIVLSAIFAFAFEDGITPNLDYAFYKAMVISILFATIFGFIMQATMLKLTTPVKAALIFTLEPVSAGVLGYFAGGEMFGVWQILGALIILAGILISEIGTILQKNSCAKTQAVHV is encoded by the coding sequence ATGCTTAGAAATTTATCTACAAAAGAGACTTACGCGGACCTTGCTCTTATTGCTACGGCTATTGTTTGGGGTGCGACGTTTTTACCTATGGCTACCGCCACGCAGACAAATGGTGTTTTCACGCTACTTTTTTGGCGCTTTTTGATAGCTTGTTTTATCATGGCGTTTATAGCCTTTAAATTTGATAAGAAATTTGACATAAATAGCATTAAATACGGACTTATCCTTGGCGTGATACTATTTTTTGGATTTGCCTCACAAACCTTTGCTTTTAAATTTGCCCAAAGTGCAAATGTAGCGTTTATTAGCGGACTAAACGTAGTCATCGTTCCATTTGTGGTTTATGCTTTTTTTCGCGAAAGGATAAGCATATATGCCTATATCGGCGTTGCTTTAGGATGTATAGGGCTTTACTTTTTGAGCGATCCTAGTGTTAGCTTTGGCAAGGGAGAGGCTTTAAGTATAGTTTGTGCGTTTGCCTGGGCTTTTCACATCGTATTTACTAGCTTTTATGCTAAAAAATGCGAACTATTTACTCTTCTTGCGACACAGTTTGGCGTCATCATCGTGTTAAGTGCGATTTTTGCATTTGCTTTTGAAGATGGTATAACGCCGAATTTAGACTATGCTTTTTACAAAGCGATGGTGATATCTATCTTGTTTGCAACCATTTTTGGCTTCATCATGCAAGCAACCATGCTAAAGCTAACGACACCTGTAAAGGCCGCTCTTATCTTTACACTTGAGCCTGTTTCTGCGGGAGTTTTGGGGTATTTTGCGGGTGGAGAGATGTTTGGTGTGTGGCAAATTTTGGGTGCGCTTATCATACTTGCAGGAATTTTAATCAGCGAGATAGGAACTATTTTACAAAAAAACTCTTGCGCTAAGACGCAAGCCGTGCACGTGTAA
- a CDS encoding diacylglycerol kinase, with the protein MRNQPKYKFFKNWSYAIDGFKDIYANESSFRLELVVFTALGLSLFYWKFDLILNLAIIFSMTLVLVCECLNSAIERVVDLASPNIHPLAKCAKDAASSAVMICNFLCGGFFIYALVTKI; encoded by the coding sequence ATGAGAAATCAACCAAAATATAAATTTTTTAAAAACTGGAGCTATGCTATAGATGGATTTAAAGATATTTACGCAAACGAAAGTAGCTTTCGCTTAGAGCTTGTCGTATTTACGGCACTTGGATTAAGTCTTTTTTATTGGAAATTTGACTTGATTTTAAATTTAGCCATTATCTTTTCAATGACCTTGGTTTTGGTATGCGAGTGTTTAAACTCAGCCATCGAACGAGTAGTTGATCTTGCAAGTCCAAACATCCATCCTTTAGCAAAATGCGCAAAAGATGCCGCTAGTAGTGCTGTTATGATATGTAATTTTTTATGTGGTGGTTTTTTTATATATGCGTTGGTAACTAAAATTTAA
- a CDS encoding DUF4197 domain-containing protein, translating into MKSKLILALCVALNLNAFDITNVLKQGGEILNNSNSQDYKSLLNVAISKAVDELKGGFINNATAKIDLPPTLKTAANLAKSVGGEKWAKDMQTSINEAATQAVAGAAQIFTDSIKNMSQDDVKTLIQGGDDAMTAYLEKSSSAKLEKVFTPIIEKIMSQNSFANAYNGLNSFISNTASNSQTAKELKSLASNLGADKYIPQDGENLNEYISKKTLEGLFAVMREKESALRANPLNGGKKLLDGLLK; encoded by the coding sequence ATGAAAAGCAAACTTATACTCGCGCTTTGCGTTGCGCTAAACCTTAATGCGTTTGATATAACAAATGTCTTAAAACAAGGCGGAGAGATACTAAATAATTCAAATTCACAAGACTATAAAAGCCTTTTAAATGTAGCGATCTCAAAAGCTGTAGATGAGCTAAAGGGCGGTTTTATAAATAACGCTACAGCCAAGATCGACCTACCTCCGACTCTTAAAACGGCTGCAAATTTAGCTAAAAGCGTTGGCGGAGAAAAGTGGGCTAAAGATATGCAAACGAGCATAAACGAAGCCGCCACTCAAGCCGTCGCAGGTGCGGCACAGATTTTTACGGATAGTATCAAAAACATGAGCCAAGATGATGTTAAAACGCTTATACAAGGCGGAGATGACGCCATGACAGCCTATCTTGAAAAGAGCTCAAGCGCCAAATTAGAAAAAGTTTTTACTCCTATTATCGAAAAAATAATGAGTCAAAACAGCTTTGCAAACGCGTATAACGGACTAAATTCCTTCATCTCAAATACGGCTTCAAATTCTCAAACCGCAAAGGAGCTAAAAAGCTTAGCCTCAAATTTAGGAGCCGATAAATACATACCGCAAGATGGCGAAAATTTAAACGAATACATCAGCAAAAAGACGCTTGAGGGCTTGTTTGCAGTTATGCGCGAAAAAGAGAGCGCACTTAGAGCCAACCCATTAAACGGGGGTAAAAAGCTACTTGATGGACTACTAAAATAA
- a CDS encoding DMT family transporter gives MKADRRKEFYADFTLVIVGIVWGVTFLPMAKALDTNGVFTILFWRFLIAFALLSLISLKFIKRIDPKSIKYGAIVGVFLFAGFALQTFALKYTLSSTVAFITGLIVIFVPFLMFVFFRTKIRAYTYIGASLATVGLYMLCDGELGFGLGELLSLFCAFAYAFEIMLAGYFVKKCEIFVMVATEFLVVCALSLICAVIFEDTPVPVLDREFVVAVGVTATLATVFAFFAQNIAQRYTTPVKTVLILTLEPVVAGFVGYFFGAEILSSWQILGAFVILVGILASELGSYITPKIRRKRGFDE, from the coding sequence ATAAAAGCAGATAGAAGAAAGGAATTTTACGCCGATTTTACCCTTGTTATCGTGGGTATCGTGTGGGGAGTTACCTTTTTGCCAATGGCAAAGGCTCTTGATACAAACGGCGTTTTTACTATACTTTTTTGGCGATTTCTTATCGCATTTGCGTTACTTTCGCTTATATCATTAAAATTTATAAAGAGGATCGATCCAAAAAGCATAAAATACGGCGCGATAGTGGGTGTGTTTTTATTTGCGGGATTTGCCCTGCAAACCTTTGCTCTTAAATACACTCTAAGCTCCACAGTTGCCTTTATAACGGGGCTTATCGTCATATTTGTTCCGTTTTTGATGTTTGTATTTTTTAGAACCAAAATTCGAGCCTACACATATATAGGAGCTAGTTTGGCTACGGTTGGGCTTTATATGCTTTGTGACGGTGAGCTTGGATTTGGACTTGGTGAGCTTTTAAGTTTGTTTTGTGCTTTTGCTTATGCGTTTGAAATCATGCTTGCCGGATATTTTGTTAAAAAATGCGAAATTTTTGTCATGGTTGCGACGGAATTTTTAGTAGTTTGCGCCCTATCTTTGATATGCGCCGTAATTTTTGAAGATACGCCTGTGCCCGTGCTTGATAGAGAATTTGTCGTTGCTGTCGGAGTAACGGCTACTTTGGCTACGGTTTTTGCATTTTTTGCACAAAATATAGCACAACGCTATACAACACCCGTTAAAACCGTGCTTATCTTAACTCTTGAGCCGGTTGTGGCAGGCTTTGTGGGGTATTTTTTCGGTGCGGAAATTTTAAGTTCATGGCAAATTTTAGGTGCATTTGTCATACTTGTGGGTATTTTAGCTAGCGAACTTGGTTCATACATAACTCCAAAGATAAGACGCAAAAGAGGCTTTGATGAGTAG
- a CDS encoding DUF4810 domain-containing protein, with product MRYKILLVALCAFIFAGCAGDKSSALYYWDGSYTSANYKYLSDEYDLNEQISMLRDSEQRAYEKGLKVPPGFYAHLGLLYSNLGNMPQAKAYFQKEVELFPESKSYIEFLLTQDKTTKAKK from the coding sequence ATGAGATATAAAATTTTATTAGTTGCGCTTTGCGCTTTTATATTTGCTGGTTGTGCTGGAGATAAGTCAAGCGCGCTTTACTACTGGGATGGCTCATATACAAGTGCCAACTACAAGTATCTAAGCGATGAGTATGACTTAAATGAGCAAATCTCTATGTTAAGAGATAGCGAGCAAAGAGCGTATGAGAAAGGCTTAAAAGTTCCTCCGGGGTTTTATGCTCATCTTGGTTTGCTTTATTCAAATTTGGGCAATATGCCTCAAGCTAAGGCGTATTTTCAAAAAGAAGTAGAGCTTTTCCCTGAGTCTAAAAGCTACATCGAGTTCTTGCTAACTCAAGACAAAACCACAAAGGCTAAAAAATGA
- a CDS encoding LLM class flavin-dependent oxidoreductase, which translates to MKLSILNLVPIREGQTYKEAVNSMLNLAKFAENLGIERYWIAEHHNMPHIASSATTLLIEHTLSHTNTLRVGSGGVMLPNHSPYVVAEQYATLERLYPGRVELGLGRAPGTDTPTARALRRGRSEVDFRDDLAELRGYFEGTNNVQAYPAKGLNLPFYILGSSLHSAYLAAELGLTYAFASHFAPRDLYDAVEIYRRNFKPSKFLDKPYVIIGVNAYVGDSDEEAMSLATSQTMFFINVVSGGNQNLMPPVKDDEAVWRNYQKATQAPHFGPVDFKNTNLINQERAVVRQMTACSLIGSKESVKFQLQSLAQEVKADEIMAVSYIFDEQKQQRSYALLKEIVDEI; encoded by the coding sequence ATGAAACTTTCCATACTAAATTTAGTTCCGATCCGCGAGGGACAAACTTACAAAGAAGCCGTAAATTCTATGCTAAATTTAGCCAAATTTGCTGAAAATTTAGGCATAGAGCGCTACTGGATAGCAGAGCACCACAACATGCCGCATATCGCAAGTTCGGCTACTACCTTGCTTATAGAGCATACACTTTCGCATACAAATACATTGCGAGTTGGATCCGGGGGAGTGATGCTGCCAAACCATAGCCCATATGTTGTAGCTGAACAATACGCTACCTTAGAAAGGCTTTATCCTGGTCGTGTCGAGTTAGGGCTTGGTAGAGCTCCCGGCACTGATACTCCGACGGCAAGAGCTCTAAGAAGGGGGCGTAGCGAGGTTGACTTTAGAGACGATCTTGCAGAGCTTAGAGGGTATTTTGAGGGAACAAATAACGTGCAAGCATATCCTGCAAAGGGCTTAAATTTACCATTTTATATACTCGGCTCAAGCCTGCATAGTGCGTATTTAGCGGCAGAGCTAGGGCTTACTTATGCGTTTGCGTCTCATTTTGCTCCAAGGGATTTATATGATGCGGTAGAAATTTATAGAAGAAATTTCAAGCCATCTAAATTTTTGGATAAGCCCTATGTTATCATTGGTGTGAATGCTTATGTTGGTGACAGCGATGAAGAGGCGATGAGTCTTGCTACCTCTCAAACCATGTTTTTCATAAATGTCGTAAGCGGCGGCAATCAAAATTTAATGCCTCCTGTAAAAGACGATGAGGCTGTATGGCGAAATTACCAAAAGGCAACGCAGGCTCCACATTTTGGTCCGGTTGATTTTAAAAATACAAATTTGATAAATCAAGAGCGAGCGGTAGTTAGACAAATGACCGCATGCTCTTTAATCGGCAGTAAAGAGAGTGTTAAATTTCAACTTCAAAGCTTGGCTCAAGAGGTCAAGGCAGACGAGATAATGGCTGTTAGTTATATATTTGACGAGCAAAAACAGCAACGATCTTATGCTTTATTAAAAGAGATCGTTGATGAAATTTAG
- a CDS encoding manganese efflux pump MntP codes for MIFLLAIALAMDAVALSIINGAKNPQISISHILRISAVFGVFQALMPLIGFTLGLSFVSFIAGIDHFIAFGILLFLGIKMIKESREECDENLEKLSLKELLLGAIATSIDALAVGVTFSFEQTNILSACLIIGIFCFALCIIACYIGKFIGSYLHSKALVLGGAILIFLGCEILITHLLDHGFNF; via the coding sequence ATGATATTTCTTCTAGCCATTGCCCTTGCTATGGACGCTGTTGCCCTTTCTATCATTAACGGCGCCAAAAACCCGCAAATATCCATTTCTCATATACTTAGAATTTCTGCGGTATTTGGAGTATTTCAGGCATTAATGCCTTTGATAGGATTTACTTTAGGGCTTAGTTTCGTCTCTTTTATCGCCGGCATAGATCACTTTATAGCATTTGGAATTTTGCTGTTTTTAGGCATAAAAATGATAAAAGAAAGCCGTGAAGAGTGCGATGAAAATTTAGAAAAACTTAGCCTAAAAGAGCTACTTTTAGGTGCCATAGCAACCAGTATAGACGCACTAGCCGTTGGTGTAACTTTTAGTTTTGAACAAACCAACATCTTAAGTGCCTGTCTTATCATCGGGATATTTTGCTTTGCGCTTTGTATCATAGCTTGCTATATTGGAAAATTTATAGGCTCGTATCTACACTCAAAAGCTCTGGTGCTAGGCGGAGCGATACTTATTTTTCTAGGCTGTGAAATTTTGATAACACACTTACTTGATCATGGATTTAACTTTTAA
- a CDS encoding CsgG/HfaB family protein — MDLKHIVKIATVAALGMLLAGCASESSRTLETPKVRAASTVYHGEKHTVSVGRFNNQSSYQNGIFSDGEDRLGNQAATILVTNLRDSGRFNVLERTNMKALEQENKFNKTQANFKGARYVVTGDVTEFGRKTTGDHQLFGILGKGKKQTAYAKVNLNVVDTSTSEVVYSSQGAGEYELSSREIIGFGGSSGYDATLNGKVLSLAIREAVDNLVTGLESGSWSIR, encoded by the coding sequence ATGGACTTAAAACACATCGTTAAAATCGCAACTGTTGCAGCACTGGGCATGCTACTTGCCGGTTGTGCAAGCGAAAGTTCAAGAACGCTTGAAACGCCAAAAGTAAGGGCTGCTAGCACTGTTTATCACGGTGAAAAACATACCGTATCGGTAGGTAGATTTAACAACCAATCCTCATACCAAAACGGAATTTTTAGCGACGGCGAGGATAGACTAGGCAATCAAGCCGCAACTATACTTGTGACCAATTTACGCGATAGCGGTAGATTTAACGTGCTTGAGCGCACAAATATGAAAGCTCTTGAGCAAGAGAATAAATTTAACAAAACACAGGCAAATTTTAAAGGCGCAAGATATGTTGTTACCGGTGATGTAACGGAATTTGGCAGAAAAACTACCGGCGATCATCAGCTTTTTGGCATACTTGGTAAAGGTAAAAAACAAACCGCTTATGCAAAAGTAAATTTAAATGTCGTAGATACAAGCACTTCAGAAGTAGTATACTCGTCACAAGGTGCAGGCGAGTATGAGCTAAGCAGTAGAGAGATTATTGGATTTGGCGGTAGTTCAGGATATGATGCGACACTAAACGGCAAAGTTTTAAGTTTAGCCATAAGAGAGGCGGTAGACAACTTGGTGACAGGACTTGAAAGTGGCAGCTGGAGCATCAGATAA